One Dioscorea cayenensis subsp. rotundata cultivar TDr96_F1 chromosome 15, TDr96_F1_v2_PseudoChromosome.rev07_lg8_w22 25.fasta, whole genome shotgun sequence genomic region harbors:
- the LOC120277341 gene encoding glyoxysomal processing protease, glyoxysomal isoform X1 produces MVADGIPGERKTMEPAEIAQFARNLSVMVRVQGPDPKGLKMRRRAFHLHQYEWSGRTTLSASGILLPPGSLDETPPIIDHVCEIHKHAGAVIVTCASVIEPFLITEQRNDPRQLFSPKLIHDAHIDVLFEGGEKGGDGVAGPCWVPVKLLAVVDVPASSAALRSLIGAQSGSLGNPSWEVGWSLAPVIDDLNSEASKRQVGNDIGFTFESRRNFASEDSSNSTHMAQPAMRIAFLGVSSLDVKVMLNVEVSQPQKNGDLLLVIGSPFGILSPFHFFNSVSVGAVANCCSQDSHHCSLMMADVRCLPGMEGGPVFDKHGCLTGILMRPLKQKGGNAEIQLVVTWDAIATVWGERPHKEFQRPNRNLIYKDMGSVSSSPGSPSMSQLSLEKALPSIVLVTVDGGAWASGVLLNDQGLILTNAHLLEPWRFDKTSLLGQNKTTTSSTECKINPFKLEGNHSQWRNMLPSQLENSNAMVDDERTASLLNLSRKSYNIAVRLDDKKCQIWSSARVVYVSRGPFDVALLQLESLPFQLRAITPEFAHPTAGINVRVIGHGLFGPRSVLGPSVSSGVLANVVRLPAPLHKSNSTSAENKENLVPVMLQTTAAVHPGASGGAVVNSDGRMIGLVTSNAKHGGGAIIPNMNFSISSAALKPIFEFAEKQDMSILHVLDKPNELLTAVWALTPPSTTRQQPFIDNKEGRGSQFARFLSERQTDFGSLKIGDNVIEKPSDLFRRSKM; encoded by the exons ATGGTTGCAGATGGTATTCCGGGAGAGAGGAAGACGATGGAGCCTGCGGAGATCGCCCAATTCGCTCGCAATCTCTCGGTCATGGTCCGCGTCCAAGGCCCT GATCCCAAAGGGTTGAAGATGAGGCGCAGGGCCTTTCACCTTCACCAGTACGAATG GTCTGGAAGAACAACTCTTTCTGCTTCTGGGATTCTACTACCGCCGGGTTCACTGGATGAAACTCCTCCTATCATTGACCATGTCTGTGAGATTCACAAGCATGCTGGAGCAGTGATAGTCACTTGTGCTTCAGTTATTGAGCCTTTTCTGATAACTGAGCAGAGGAATGATCCTCGCCAG CTGTTCTCGCCCAAATTGATTCATGATGCTCACATTGATGTTCTTTTTGAG GGAGGTGAGAAAGGCGGAGATGGAGTTGCTGGTCCTTGTTGGGTTCCAGTGAAGTTATTGGCAGTG GTTGATGTTCCAGCATCTTCCGCTGCTCTTAGGTCATTAATTGGAGCTCAAAGTGGTTCACTTGGTAATCCTTCATGGGAGGTGGGCTGGTCCTTGGCTCCTGTAATAGATGACCTCAATTCTGAGGCTTCTAAAAGACAG GTGGGAAATGATATTGGCTTTACCTTTGAGTCCCGCAGGAACTTTGCATCTGAAGATTCGAGTAATTCCACTCATATGGCGCAACCAGCCATGCGTATTGCTTTCCTTGGAGTTTCAAGTTTAGATGTTAAG GTTATGCTAAATGTAGAAGTATCACAACCTCAAAAGAATGGAGATCTTCTTCTAGTAATTGGTTCTCCTTTTGGAATCCTGtcaccttttcatttttttaacag TGTATCTGTGGGCGCTGTTGCAAACTGCTGCTCTCAAGATTCTCATCATTGCTCCTTGATGATGGCTGATGTCCGATGCCTTCCTG GGATGGAAGGCGGTCCTGTCTTTGACAAGCATGGCTGTCTTACTGGAATCTTGATGAGGCCTTTAAAACAAAAGGGTGGAAATGCCGAAATCCAG CTTGTTGTCACGTGGGATGCCATTGCAACTGTATGGGGTGAAAGACCACATAAGGAATTTCAGAGGCCCAATAGAAATCTAATATACAAGGACATGGGTAGTGTATCTAGCAGTCCTGGATCTCCTTCAATGTCTCAGTTGTCACTGGAGAAGGCATTGCCATCCATTGTTCTGGTGACAGTGGATGGTGGAGCTTGGGCGTCTGGGGTGCTACTCAATGATCAAGGCCTCATACTTACAAATGCTCATCTCTTGGAACCTTGGAGGTTTGACAAAACATCCCTACTAGGTCAGAACAAAACTACTACATCTTCCACAGAATGCAAAATAAATCCTTTCAAGCTAGAAGGAAATCACAGTCAATGGAGAAATATGCTTCCATCACAGTTAGAGAATTCAAATGCTATGGTGGATGATGAGCGGACCGCatctttattaaatttaagCCGCAAAAGCTATAATATAGCAGTTAGATTAGATGATAAGAAGTGCCAAATCTGGAGTAGTGCGAGAGTGGTCTATGTTTCAAGGGGTCCTTTCGATGTTGCCTTGTTGCAACTTGAATCTCTTCCCTTTCAATTAAGGGCTATCACACCAGAGTTTGCACACCCAACTGCAGGCATAAATGTCCGTGTTATAGGGCATGGCCTTTTTGGGCCCCGATCAG TTCTTGGTCCATCTGTCTCCTCTGGAGTGCTAGCGAATGTTGTTCGATTACCTGCACCTCTCCACAAATCTAATTCAACCTCAGCGGAGAACAAGGAAAATCTCGTACCAGTGATGCTTCAAACAACAGCAGCTGTTCATCCAGGAGCAAGTGGTGGTGCAGTGGTGAACTCAGATGGACGTATGATTGGACTTGTAACGAG TAATGCAAAGCATGGTGGAGGAGCTATCATCCCAAATATGAATTTCAGCATATCTAGTGCAGCTCTTAAACCTATTTTTGAGTTTGCAG AAAAGCAGGATATGTCGATTCTACATGTCCTGGACAAACCTAATGAACTGCTTACTGCAGTATGGGCATTGACACCTCCATCGACTACAAGGCAACAGCCATTCATAGACAACAAGGAAGGAAGAGGCTCTCAGTTTGCCAGATTTCTTTCTGAGAGACAAACCGACTTCGGCTCtctcaaaataggagacaatgtCATAGAGAAGCCTAGTGATTTATTTCGCCGGAGTAAGATGTGA
- the LOC120277341 gene encoding glyoxysomal processing protease, glyoxysomal isoform X2 codes for MVADGIPGERKTMEPAEIAQFARNLSVMVRVQGPDPKGLKMRRRAFHLHQSGRTTLSASGILLPPGSLDETPPIIDHVCEIHKHAGAVIVTCASVIEPFLITEQRNDPRQLFSPKLIHDAHIDVLFEGGEKGGDGVAGPCWVPVKLLAVVDVPASSAALRSLIGAQSGSLGNPSWEVGWSLAPVIDDLNSEASKRQVGNDIGFTFESRRNFASEDSSNSTHMAQPAMRIAFLGVSSLDVKVMLNVEVSQPQKNGDLLLVIGSPFGILSPFHFFNSVSVGAVANCCSQDSHHCSLMMADVRCLPGMEGGPVFDKHGCLTGILMRPLKQKGGNAEIQLVVTWDAIATVWGERPHKEFQRPNRNLIYKDMGSVSSSPGSPSMSQLSLEKALPSIVLVTVDGGAWASGVLLNDQGLILTNAHLLEPWRFDKTSLLGQNKTTTSSTECKINPFKLEGNHSQWRNMLPSQLENSNAMVDDERTASLLNLSRKSYNIAVRLDDKKCQIWSSARVVYVSRGPFDVALLQLESLPFQLRAITPEFAHPTAGINVRVIGHGLFGPRSVLGPSVSSGVLANVVRLPAPLHKSNSTSAENKENLVPVMLQTTAAVHPGASGGAVVNSDGRMIGLVTSNAKHGGGAIIPNMNFSISSAALKPIFEFAEKQDMSILHVLDKPNELLTAVWALTPPSTTRQQPFIDNKEGRGSQFARFLSERQTDFGSLKIGDNVIEKPSDLFRRSKM; via the exons ATGGTTGCAGATGGTATTCCGGGAGAGAGGAAGACGATGGAGCCTGCGGAGATCGCCCAATTCGCTCGCAATCTCTCGGTCATGGTCCGCGTCCAAGGCCCT GATCCCAAAGGGTTGAAGATGAGGCGCAGGGCCTTTCACCTTCACCA GTCTGGAAGAACAACTCTTTCTGCTTCTGGGATTCTACTACCGCCGGGTTCACTGGATGAAACTCCTCCTATCATTGACCATGTCTGTGAGATTCACAAGCATGCTGGAGCAGTGATAGTCACTTGTGCTTCAGTTATTGAGCCTTTTCTGATAACTGAGCAGAGGAATGATCCTCGCCAG CTGTTCTCGCCCAAATTGATTCATGATGCTCACATTGATGTTCTTTTTGAG GGAGGTGAGAAAGGCGGAGATGGAGTTGCTGGTCCTTGTTGGGTTCCAGTGAAGTTATTGGCAGTG GTTGATGTTCCAGCATCTTCCGCTGCTCTTAGGTCATTAATTGGAGCTCAAAGTGGTTCACTTGGTAATCCTTCATGGGAGGTGGGCTGGTCCTTGGCTCCTGTAATAGATGACCTCAATTCTGAGGCTTCTAAAAGACAG GTGGGAAATGATATTGGCTTTACCTTTGAGTCCCGCAGGAACTTTGCATCTGAAGATTCGAGTAATTCCACTCATATGGCGCAACCAGCCATGCGTATTGCTTTCCTTGGAGTTTCAAGTTTAGATGTTAAG GTTATGCTAAATGTAGAAGTATCACAACCTCAAAAGAATGGAGATCTTCTTCTAGTAATTGGTTCTCCTTTTGGAATCCTGtcaccttttcatttttttaacag TGTATCTGTGGGCGCTGTTGCAAACTGCTGCTCTCAAGATTCTCATCATTGCTCCTTGATGATGGCTGATGTCCGATGCCTTCCTG GGATGGAAGGCGGTCCTGTCTTTGACAAGCATGGCTGTCTTACTGGAATCTTGATGAGGCCTTTAAAACAAAAGGGTGGAAATGCCGAAATCCAG CTTGTTGTCACGTGGGATGCCATTGCAACTGTATGGGGTGAAAGACCACATAAGGAATTTCAGAGGCCCAATAGAAATCTAATATACAAGGACATGGGTAGTGTATCTAGCAGTCCTGGATCTCCTTCAATGTCTCAGTTGTCACTGGAGAAGGCATTGCCATCCATTGTTCTGGTGACAGTGGATGGTGGAGCTTGGGCGTCTGGGGTGCTACTCAATGATCAAGGCCTCATACTTACAAATGCTCATCTCTTGGAACCTTGGAGGTTTGACAAAACATCCCTACTAGGTCAGAACAAAACTACTACATCTTCCACAGAATGCAAAATAAATCCTTTCAAGCTAGAAGGAAATCACAGTCAATGGAGAAATATGCTTCCATCACAGTTAGAGAATTCAAATGCTATGGTGGATGATGAGCGGACCGCatctttattaaatttaagCCGCAAAAGCTATAATATAGCAGTTAGATTAGATGATAAGAAGTGCCAAATCTGGAGTAGTGCGAGAGTGGTCTATGTTTCAAGGGGTCCTTTCGATGTTGCCTTGTTGCAACTTGAATCTCTTCCCTTTCAATTAAGGGCTATCACACCAGAGTTTGCACACCCAACTGCAGGCATAAATGTCCGTGTTATAGGGCATGGCCTTTTTGGGCCCCGATCAG TTCTTGGTCCATCTGTCTCCTCTGGAGTGCTAGCGAATGTTGTTCGATTACCTGCACCTCTCCACAAATCTAATTCAACCTCAGCGGAGAACAAGGAAAATCTCGTACCAGTGATGCTTCAAACAACAGCAGCTGTTCATCCAGGAGCAAGTGGTGGTGCAGTGGTGAACTCAGATGGACGTATGATTGGACTTGTAACGAG TAATGCAAAGCATGGTGGAGGAGCTATCATCCCAAATATGAATTTCAGCATATCTAGTGCAGCTCTTAAACCTATTTTTGAGTTTGCAG AAAAGCAGGATATGTCGATTCTACATGTCCTGGACAAACCTAATGAACTGCTTACTGCAGTATGGGCATTGACACCTCCATCGACTACAAGGCAACAGCCATTCATAGACAACAAGGAAGGAAGAGGCTCTCAGTTTGCCAGATTTCTTTCTGAGAGACAAACCGACTTCGGCTCtctcaaaataggagacaatgtCATAGAGAAGCCTAGTGATTTATTTCGCCGGAGTAAGATGTGA
- the LOC120277343 gene encoding ribosomal protein L11 methyltransferase, which produces MRESQSTASLSFAGELDEGLNGSTMFSRLHVHLLRRFPLLILAGEALAPATSSLGNRPSPLSPHPIPTAGCNGTSFSLYSPLSFRLAIHKRGLCFPAIATMETGDGAPSSSYLSVLIHCPKDDAVVLSEALLCFGACSASVDEFSSHDELDEICITSIFMDGQDVHTCISQAVNSVGLKYMPIYDVTKGEQCDWATSIQENFQPIEVADGLWIVPSWITPPMLEATNIILNPGLSFGTGEHPTTKLCLLLLKHSIKGGEYFLDYGTGSGVLGIAAVKMGVVSSVGIDIDPQAVTSALQNMALNEISSNRMSVHLVPNNVNSLPADETTSDDQASYSLEFGNEKGKFDIVIANILLNPLVELADHILGFGKTGAVIGLSGILSEQVQQVKERYSEYLHDISVSEMDGWACLHGIKKEITKEK; this is translated from the exons ATGCGTGAATCTCAAAGCACAGCATCACTCTCGTTTGCGGGCGAACTGGATGAAGGACTAAACGGCTCCACGATGTTTTCGCGGCTTCACGTCCATCTTCTCCGGCGATTCCCCTTGCTGATCCTCGCCGGAGAAGCTCTCGCTCCCGCCACCAGTAGCCTCGGCAACCGACCCTCGCCTCTCTCCCCACATCCCATACCAACAGCTGGATGCAATGGAACTAGCTTCAGTCTCTATTCTCCACTCTCATTTCGGCTAGCGATTCACAAGAGAGGCTTATGCTTTCCAGCGATAGCTACAATGGAAACCGGCGATGGTGCCCCATCCTCGTCCTACCTTTCTGTTCTTATCCATTGCCCCAAAGACGATGCT GTTGTACTCTCTGAAGCATTGCTGTGCTTTGGTGCGTGTTCTGCTAGTGTGGACGAGTTCAGCAGTCATGATGAGCTTGATGAG ATATGTATCACTTCAATATTTATGGATGGTCAAGATGTTCATACATGCATCTCGCAAGCAGTGAATTCTGTTGGTTTAAAGTATATGCCAATTTATGATGTCACAAAGGGCGAGCAGTGTGATTGGGCAACAAGCATACAG GAAAATTTTCAACCTATTGAGGTGGCTGATGGTCTCTGGATTGTGCCTAGCTGGATAACTCCCCCA ATGTTAGAAGCAACAAATATAATCCTTAATCCCGGATTGTCGTTTGGGACAGGGGAACATCCCACAACAAAGTTGTGTTTGTTGCTCttaaaacattcaataaaaGGAGGAGAATATTTCTTGGATTATGGCACAGGCTCTGGAGTTTTGGGAATTGCTGCCGTGAAG ATGGGTGTAGTATCGTCTGTTGGAATAGATATAGACCCACAAGCAGTGACCTCTGCACTCCAAAATATGGCCTTAAATGAGATAAGCTCAAATAGAATGTCTGTTCACTTGGTTCCTAACAATGTCAACTCCCTCCCAGCTGATGAAACAACCAGTGATGATCAAGCCTCTTATAGCTTGGAGTTTGGTAATGAGAAAGGGAAGTTTGACATTGTCATTGCAAACATACTTCTGAATCCTTTGGTTGAATTAGCAGACCATATTCTTGGATTTGGAAAGACTGGAGCAGTCATTGGCCTCTCAGGAATTTTATCCGAGCAG GTGCAACAAGTGAAAGAACGGTATTCAGAGTATTTACATGACATATCAGTCTCTGAAATGGATGGTTGGGCTTGTCTCCATGGCATTAAAAAGGAGATAACAAAGGAAAAATGA
- the LOC120276887 gene encoding LOW QUALITY PROTEIN: protein TPX2 (The sequence of the model RefSeq protein was modified relative to this genomic sequence to represent the inferred CDS: deleted 1 base in 1 codon): protein MATDVEGAGSSITAFQMDETYEFCAPRFFDFMKEETQEEIQKTEMWFETALSYAPSPFMPKIKMARSIQIDSIGDFGNFEKSQKGSETAISSNQGEDPTSAVPNRTSSEQGAIKVKEAQSENAKNSFEFVAENKPCEVKNHVKEELSVLAGISTLSAGLKNPQKQTSSFVFPTIPSSNSAVVQAAAEASTPRLVRGPLKGVATNYSETATEALTPKPHRASVKGAPPTSSRNQSSHKNANQIRQQSAAKHMSQSPALPSMKSVKQKTTAKCPDSVTAKNSMAVDIAQENQAIKRQKLDGGKSRQILNVKNRVLPHKSKLGQTLSEFRSSVAKGHQEATAFISAAEMVKKFQSKPRDIELSQSRSFSHVDSASVIQRRPKLTLTRPKEPELETAHRVRAVRIKSSAELEEEMLAKIPKFKARPVNKKILEAPTLPAMPRSAPQPPEFQEFHLKTMERANQHAETSSVVSSAVDSSSQNQGKHLTLTEPRPPQLETSLRARPPRVKSSQEVEVEELQKIPKFKARPLNRKIFESKGDLGLPCNQKRLVTTPQEFHFATNDRLGPPVTASVADLFDKLSLHSESSCRDQQVPRITVPNPFHLHTEERGSEKERQFTVQVLYKQIEEERARIPKANPYPYTTDYPVMPPKPDPKPCTKPEIFQLESLVRHEEEMQRKLEEKARLEKEEAQRRLFKAQPIMKEDPLPPPERTRKPLTEVQEFVLHVDHRAVHRSEFDKKIKEKETMYKRLREENESMKQIEEEKAVKQMRRTMVPHARPLPKFDNPFLPQKSIKEATKPKSPKLRVIRREDRCHTSHLR, encoded by the exons ATGGCAACCGATGTCGAAGGAGCAGGGAGTAGCATCACGGCGTTTCAAATGGACGAGACTTACGAGTTCTGCGCGCCAAGGTTCTTTGATTTCATGAAAGAGGAGACCCAAGAGGAGATTCAGAAGACCGAGATGTGGTTCGAGACTGCGCTCAGCTATGCCCCCTCTC CTTTTATGCCCAAGATAAAGATGGCGAGATCCATCCAAATTGATAGTATAGGTGACTTTGGGAATTTTGAGAAATCGCAGAAG GGTTCAGAAACAGCCATATCTAGTAATCAAGGTGAAGATCCCACGTCTGCAGTTCCAAATAGAACCAG TAGCGAACAGGGGGCCATTAAAGTCAAAGAAGCTCAATCTGAGAATGCAAAGAACTCCTTTGAGTTT GTAGCAGAGAATAAGCCTTGTGAAGTCAAGAACCATGTTAAAGAAGAACTTAG TGTACTGGCTGGAATCTCTACTCTCTCAGCAGGATTGAAAAATCCTCAGAAGCAAACTTCATCTTTTGTGTTTCCTACAATTCCTTCATCTAATTCTGCTGTAGTTCAAG CAGCCGCTGAAGCTTCAACACCAAGATTAGTCAGGGGTCCATTGAAAGGTGTGGCAACTAATTATTCTGAAACAGCTACAGAAGCACTGACGCCAAAACCACATAGGGCTTCTGTGAAAGGAGCACCACCAACTAGTTCTAGAAACCAAAGCAGCCATAAAAAT GCTAACCAGATTAGACAGCAGTCTGCTGCAAAACACATGAGCCAATCTCCCGCTCTCCCATCTATGAAGAGTGTCAAACAGAAGACTACAGCCAA GTGTCCTGACAGTGTAACTGCCAAGAACTCCATGGCAGTTGACATTGCTCAAGAAAATCAAGCCATAAAAAGGCAAAAACTGGATGGAGGAAAATCCAGACag ATACTTAATGTGAAGAATCGGGTGTTGCCCCACAAATCAAAATTAGGCCAAACACTTAGTGAGTTTAGGTCTTCTGTGGCTAAGGGTCATCAGGAAGCAACAGCATTTATATCAGCAGCAGAGATGGTCAAGAAATTCCAATCAAAGCCTAGAGACATAGAACTCTCTCAAAGCAGATCATTTTCACAT GTTGATTCAGCATCAGTTATACAAAGAAGACCTAAACTCACCCTTACAAGGCCAAAGGAACCAGAGCTTGAGACTGCTCACAGAGTTCGTGCAGTTAGAATCAAAAGTTCTGCAGAACTGGAGGAAGAAATGCTCGCAAAGATTCCCAAATTCAAAGCTCGACCAGTTAACAAGAAG ATTTTAGAGGCACCTACACTCCCCGCAATGCCTAGAAGTGCTCCTCAGCCaccagagtttcag GAATTTCATTTGAAGACAATGGAGAGGGCTAATCAACATGCTGAAACATCATCAGTAGTGTCATCAGCAGTGGATTCTTCATCTCAG AATCAAGGCAAACATCTTACACTTACCGAACCAAGGCCACCACAACTTGAAACATCATTACGCGCTAGACCTCCAAG AGTCAAGAGCTCTCAGGAAGTGGAGGTAGAAGAACTTCAGAAGATTCCAAAGTTCAAGGCCAGACCATTAAATAGAAAG ATTTTTGAGAGTAAAGGAGACCTTGGGTTACCTTGCAATCAAAAACGCCTAGTTACAACCCCACAAGAATTTCATTTTGCCACAAATGATAGGTTAGGTCCACCTGTTACTGCATCAGTTGCGGATCTCTTTGATAAG CTTTCGCTGCACTCAGAATCATCTTGTCGTGACCAACAAGTTCCTAGAATTACAGTCCCAAATCCTTTTCATCTTCATACAGAG GAGCGGGGATCGGAGAAAGAGAGGCAATTTACAGTCCAGGTTCTATACAAACAAAttgaggaagagagagctagaATTCCGAAAGCAAATCCTTATCCATATACCACGGATTATCCAGTG ATGCCTCCTAAACCTGACCCCAAGCCATGCACCAAGCCTGAAATTTTCCAGTTGGAAAGCCTAGTCAGGCATGAAGAAGAGATGCAGAGGAAGTTAGAAGAGAAGGCAAGGTTGGAGAAAGAAGAGGCACAAAGGAGATTGTTTAAAGCACAACCTATTATGAAGGA AGATCCACTTCCCCCGCCGGAGAGGACGAGGAAACCACTCACAGAAGTCCAGGAATTTGTTCTCCACGTTGATCATAGAGCTGTGCACAGATCAGAGTTTGATaagaag ATAAAGGAGAAAGAAACGATGTACAAGAGATTAAGGGAGGAGAATGAATCTATGAAACAG ATAGAAGAGGAAAAGGCAGTGAAACAGATGAGAAGAACAATGGTGCCCCATGCAAGACCCCTTCCAAAATTTGATAATCCATTCCTCCCACAAAA GTCAATCAAGGAAGCAACAAAGCCCAAGTCACCAAAATTGCGTGTTATCCGGAGAGAAGATAGATGCCATACTTCTCATTTGAGATAA